In the Prochlorococcus sp. MIT 1307 genome, one interval contains:
- a CDS encoding alpha/beta hydrolase: protein MIPNQKPKFNLGSDSKPEKLLNTLKDQLLDPLAKELANTVQWKFLRGVSQHNSDLYPIAITGKGSPILLLHGFDSSFLEFRRIVPLLKNHHQLLIPDLYGFGFCPRPHNVKYGPNSLISHIEAFLNLLAKDSPIGLIGASMGGALAIEIARRNHKKVNRLLLLSPAGLTGRPMPVPRPLDQLGVWFLSQKFVRKSLCRQAFAHPNLSVGLPEEQIASLHLSVPGWGRSLAAFARSGGIANYGSPLPNQPINVLWGAKDNILNETQKKECIALLGKHLEELKECGHLPHLDLPKVVADRWLSSSNNEQ, encoded by the coding sequence TTGATTCCTAATCAAAAACCAAAATTTAACTTAGGAAGCGATTCAAAACCAGAAAAGCTTTTAAATACTCTAAAGGATCAATTATTAGACCCATTAGCAAAAGAACTAGCCAACACAGTTCAATGGAAATTTCTACGGGGGGTTTCTCAGCACAACTCTGATTTATACCCAATTGCTATTACAGGAAAAGGTTCACCCATACTTCTTCTACATGGCTTTGACAGTAGCTTCCTTGAATTTCGCCGAATAGTCCCTTTGTTAAAAAACCATCATCAATTACTTATTCCAGATCTTTATGGGTTTGGCTTCTGCCCTCGCCCCCATAATGTTAAATATGGGCCAAATTCATTAATATCCCACATAGAAGCCTTTTTAAACCTGCTAGCAAAAGATAGTCCCATAGGTTTAATTGGTGCTTCCATGGGGGGAGCTTTAGCTATCGAGATTGCAAGGCGAAACCATAAGAAAGTCAATCGTTTGTTATTACTTTCTCCCGCTGGCTTGACAGGTCGTCCTATGCCTGTTCCTCGCCCACTGGATCAACTTGGAGTTTGGTTCTTAAGTCAAAAGTTTGTAAGGAAGAGTTTATGCAGACAAGCCTTTGCTCATCCAAACCTGAGCGTAGGTCTTCCTGAAGAACAAATTGCCTCATTGCATCTAAGTGTTCCTGGATGGGGAAGATCTCTAGCAGCATTTGCAAGAAGTGGAGGCATCGCTAATTACGGAAGCCCATTACCGAATCAACCGATAAATGTTCTTTGGGGAGCAAAAGACAACATCCTTAATGAGACTCAAAAGAAAGAATGTATAGCCTTATTAGGAAAACACTTAGAAGAACTTAAAGAGTGTGGCCATCTTCCACATTTAGACCTCCCCAAGGTAGTAGCAGATCGCTGGTTAAGCAGTTCAAATAATGAGCAATAA
- a CDS encoding DUF2993 domain-containing protein codes for MSNKPLSKKGPLIQIIESGLEIWVRTQCQSIGKIKIEINASALELLTGRFSGAKIKANDVIFKGLPFYEVSLTSNSLHLQIDLSNKKQKVSLKDIFEVQGRISLESQSLNKIIFSKQWSWIGDWLAKNLLEVTKLEALSIKGNSIEAKSTGKDPVINSNNVEFLEVEANSGTLIFKNKSKDISKLLPMDPSIFIDSATLEDEKLHLTGYSKIKP; via the coding sequence ATGAGCAATAAGCCATTATCAAAAAAAGGGCCGCTTATACAAATTATCGAATCTGGGCTTGAAATCTGGGTACGTACTCAATGCCAGTCTATTGGCAAAATAAAGATTGAAATAAATGCATCAGCATTAGAATTACTGACCGGAAGATTTTCTGGAGCAAAAATCAAAGCTAATGATGTCATCTTTAAAGGACTACCATTTTATGAAGTGAGCTTAACTAGCAATTCACTTCACCTTCAAATTGACCTTTCTAATAAAAAGCAGAAAGTTAGTCTAAAAGATATATTTGAGGTTCAAGGTAGAATTTCTTTAGAGAGTCAAAGTCTCAATAAAATAATCTTTTCAAAACAATGGAGCTGGATTGGGGATTGGCTAGCTAAAAATCTTTTAGAAGTTACTAAATTAGAAGCCTTATCAATTAAAGGAAATTCAATTGAAGCAAAAAGTACAGGGAAAGACCCAGTTATAAACTCTAACAATGTTGAATTTTTGGAAGTAGAGGCAAATTCAGGCACATTAATATTCAAAAATAAAAGCAAAGATATAAGTAAACTATTACCAATGGATCCGTCGATTTTTATTGATAGTGCAACTCTTGAAGACGAAAAGCTGCATTTAACTGGATATTCAAAGATAAAGCCGTAA
- the lysA gene encoding diaminopimelate decarboxylase, translated as MANRNQYESGRDLLSPNKNFAPITSQIDDQGSLMVGECNLNCLAERYGTPLYVLDEVTIRIACQAYREALKKYYPGPSLALYASKANSSLAISCLVASEGLGLDAVSEGELLTAFKGGVASENIVLHGNNKSDQELLLAYHNGVTIVIDNQNDIDRLAEIIPSESPPAKLMLRFTPGIECHTHEYIRTGHLDSKFGFDPDQLESVLVQLKAAKWASLNGLHAHIGSQIFELKPHDDLTEVMVEALALARRIGHPVEDLNVGGGLGIRYKETDDPPSIQDWVKVIASGVKEACQSRNLRLPRLLCEPGRSLVANAGLTLYRLGARKEIPGIRTYISVDGGMSDNPRPITYQSCYSACLVSRPFAPPQEKITIAGKHCESGDILLKDIDFPSSSTGDVLAVFGTGAYNASMGSNYNRIPRPAAVIVNKGHADLVQRRERPEDLLQYDVIPDRLIALG; from the coding sequence ATGGCTAATCGCAATCAATATGAGTCTGGGCGTGATTTACTTAGTCCTAATAAGAACTTTGCTCCAATTACTAGTCAGATTGATGATCAAGGAAGCTTGATGGTAGGAGAATGTAATCTTAATTGTCTTGCTGAACGATATGGAACGCCACTATATGTTCTTGATGAAGTAACTATTCGTATTGCATGCCAGGCTTATAGAGAGGCTCTAAAGAAATATTATCCTGGCCCTTCATTGGCCTTATATGCATCAAAGGCAAATAGCTCTTTGGCTATTAGTTGTTTAGTTGCATCAGAAGGCTTAGGCCTTGATGCAGTTTCTGAAGGAGAGTTATTGACTGCTTTCAAGGGTGGTGTTGCTAGTGAAAATATAGTTCTTCATGGAAACAATAAGTCTGATCAAGAGTTGTTATTGGCTTACCACAATGGAGTGACTATTGTTATTGACAATCAGAATGATATTGATCGACTAGCTGAAATAATTCCCTCAGAGAGTCCTCCTGCAAAATTGATGTTGCGCTTTACTCCTGGAATTGAATGTCATACTCATGAATATATTAGAACTGGACATTTAGATAGCAAGTTTGGTTTCGACCCAGATCAACTTGAATCAGTTTTAGTACAATTAAAAGCGGCAAAATGGGCAAGCTTGAATGGATTACATGCACATATAGGTTCTCAGATTTTTGAATTAAAACCTCATGATGACTTAACAGAAGTAATGGTAGAAGCTTTAGCTTTGGCAAGACGAATTGGCCACCCTGTTGAAGATTTAAATGTTGGAGGAGGCCTTGGTATTAGATATAAGGAGACAGATGACCCACCTTCTATACAAGACTGGGTCAAAGTGATTGCTAGTGGAGTTAAGGAGGCTTGCCAATCAAGAAACCTTAGGCTTCCTAGATTGTTATGTGAGCCTGGAAGATCCCTAGTTGCTAATGCTGGTTTAACTCTTTATCGTCTTGGAGCAAGAAAGGAAATACCTGGGATAAGGACCTATATATCCGTAGATGGGGGAATGAGTGATAATCCACGCCCAATCACATATCAATCTTGTTATTCAGCGTGCCTTGTGAGCCGCCCTTTTGCTCCACCACAGGAAAAAATTACTATTGCCGGAAAGCATTGCGAATCTGGGGATATTTTGCTTAAAGATATTGACTTCCCTTCTTCAAGTACTGGTGATGTCTTGGCTGTATTTGGCACAGGAGCTTATAACGCTTCTATGGGGTCGAATTACAACAGAATTCCTCGGCCAGCAGCAGTGATTGTTAACAAGGGGCATGCTGATTTGGTTCAAAGAAGGGAGAGGCCAGAAGATCTTTTGCAATACGACGTCATCCCAGATCGTTTGATAGCGTTAGGCTAA
- the cdaA gene encoding diadenylate cyclase CdaA → MNLWGLLDPRLLLDVLFASALGFLLFSRVNEPRTLWLLRGYLFLVSLAWFVQRFANLPITSKLVDALVLACSLSLAILWQGELRRLMELLGTGRLAVLLGNPQNEFRANESNIVHLSEAAGRLSQSRRGALVVVDMGSDLRPEDFLYPGVPIDAQLSTELLLNLFASDTPLHDGAVLVKGNRIISAGVILPLSRQGISRYGTRHLAALGITERFDRCICVVVSEETGTLSLASQGRLERPITSSRLLDLLKELIGSSMGASGAKAIASSGNTSKVMVSSKEAKKTPRSSVVNKSSNKETLQ, encoded by the coding sequence GTGAATTTATGGGGTCTCTTAGATCCGCGCCTATTGCTAGATGTTTTATTTGCATCTGCTTTGGGTTTTTTGCTTTTCTCTAGAGTTAACGAGCCTAGAACTCTTTGGTTGCTCAGAGGATATTTATTCCTCGTTTCTCTTGCTTGGTTTGTTCAGCGGTTTGCGAATCTACCAATAACTTCAAAGTTGGTTGATGCGTTGGTATTGGCATGTTCTCTTTCTCTTGCAATCCTTTGGCAGGGTGAATTGAGACGTTTAATGGAATTGCTCGGTACTGGCCGGTTAGCAGTTCTATTGGGTAACCCTCAGAATGAGTTCCGGGCGAATGAAAGTAATATTGTGCACCTTTCTGAGGCCGCTGGCCGTCTTTCGCAGAGCCGAAGAGGAGCATTGGTTGTTGTTGATATGGGAAGTGATCTCCGCCCTGAAGATTTTCTTTACCCTGGAGTTCCCATTGATGCTCAGTTATCAACTGAATTGTTGTTGAATTTATTTGCTTCAGATACTCCTCTGCATGATGGAGCTGTTCTTGTAAAAGGGAACAGAATTATTTCTGCAGGTGTAATTTTGCCTTTATCTCGTCAGGGCATAAGTCGCTATGGAACTAGACATTTAGCTGCTTTGGGTATAACTGAACGTTTTGATCGTTGTATATGTGTTGTGGTCTCAGAAGAGACAGGAACTTTATCTCTTGCAAGTCAGGGAAGACTTGAGAGGCCCATTACTAGTAGTAGATTATTGGACCTTTTGAAAGAGCTAATAGGTTCTTCTATGGGAGCATCTGGGGCCAAGGCAATCGCTAGTAGCGGCAACACATCTAAAGTTATGGTTAGCTCAAAGGAAGCAAAAAAAACTCCCAGGAGTAGCGTTGTTAATAAAAGCTCTAACAAAGAGACGCTTCAGTGA
- a CDS encoding isoprenyl transferase: MSHSSAINTEKVQLRACPTGLDPHRIPNHVAVIMDGNGRWAKAKGLPRVMGHRAGVESLKRTLRLCSDWGIRVLTVYAFSTENWARPGEEVNFLMTLFERALQRELESLQREQVRIRFLGDLNILPNGLQDLIKEATDLTAGNTGIHFNVCTNYGGRRELVLAAQKIAERSVKGELDPAKIDERVFASELFTANEVDPDLLIRTSGEMRVSNFLLWQLAYAEIHVCDVMWPDFDATALREALADYQSRHRRFGGLDPVPSALSEP, from the coding sequence GTGAGCCATTCTTCGGCTATTAACACAGAAAAGGTACAGCTTCGTGCTTGCCCGACTGGCCTGGATCCCCATCGAATTCCTAATCATGTTGCTGTCATCATGGATGGAAATGGTCGATGGGCCAAGGCGAAGGGTCTTCCAAGGGTTATGGGACATAGAGCTGGTGTTGAATCGCTCAAGAGAACCTTGAGATTATGTAGCGATTGGGGTATTCGAGTTTTGACTGTTTATGCCTTTTCAACTGAGAATTGGGCCAGGCCAGGGGAAGAAGTAAATTTCCTTATGACACTTTTTGAACGTGCTCTTCAGCGTGAGTTGGAATCACTTCAGCGGGAGCAGGTTCGAATTAGGTTCCTTGGAGATCTAAATATTCTTCCAAATGGGTTGCAAGATTTGATTAAAGAAGCGACGGACCTTACGGCAGGAAATACTGGTATACATTTTAATGTTTGTACAAATTATGGAGGTAGACGTGAATTGGTCCTTGCTGCTCAAAAAATTGCTGAACGTTCTGTGAAGGGTGAATTAGATCCTGCCAAGATAGATGAAAGAGTTTTTGCTTCAGAACTCTTTACTGCTAATGAGGTGGATCCAGACTTGTTAATTAGAACTAGTGGAGAGATGAGAGTTAGTAATTTTTTGCTTTGGCAATTGGCTTACGCTGAAATCCATGTTTGTGATGTCATGTGGCCAGATTTTGATGCAACAGCTCTAAGAGAAGCACTGGCTGACTATCAATCTAGACATAGACGTTTTGGTGGTTTAGACCCTGTTCCTTCCGCTCTTTCTGAACCTTGA
- a CDS encoding iron-containing alcohol dehydrogenase family protein, producing the protein MDIASCSHSISPAKVIRGENAWGIGKKIIPSICNAPILIGRSKATLNIRNILLFDLRELGLEVLSVELNFDCCELDLSRLKELATSNSCDAVITAGGGKVLDAGKLLANRLSLPCITIPTSAATCAGWTALSNIYSKEGAFIKDESLRSCPELLIFDHSFVRQAPPRTLASGIADGLAKWYEASTTSVSSNDGLVQQAVQMARVLRDQLFIDGYEAFQNPNSDAWVRVAEGCALTAGLIGGIGGSKCRTAAAHALHNGLTQLKSTDKFLHGEVVCFGIIVQLHLEERHKENQLAKQARKQLIQFLEKLNLPTSLDELRLSNVCFKQIEEACIFACKDGSDIHKLPFKVNKEMLLEALNATNGQRIIPKRQKSHKNKAN; encoded by the coding sequence ATGGATATTGCATCCTGCTCTCACTCAATTTCACCGGCTAAAGTTATTCGGGGTGAGAATGCATGGGGAATAGGCAAAAAAATCATCCCCTCTATATGTAATGCTCCAATATTAATTGGAAGAAGTAAAGCAACTTTAAATATCAGGAATATTCTATTATTTGACCTTCGCGAACTAGGCTTAGAAGTTCTCTCTGTTGAATTAAATTTTGATTGTTGTGAATTAGATTTAAGTCGCTTAAAAGAACTCGCAACAAGTAATAGTTGTGATGCAGTTATTACCGCTGGAGGTGGGAAAGTCCTAGACGCAGGTAAACTTTTAGCCAATAGACTTTCTCTCCCCTGTATCACTATCCCAACTAGTGCCGCCACATGTGCTGGATGGACGGCTTTATCAAATATCTATTCAAAAGAAGGGGCATTTATCAAAGATGAAAGCCTTAGATCTTGTCCTGAACTATTAATTTTTGACCATAGTTTCGTAAGACAAGCTCCTCCTCGGACATTAGCAAGCGGAATAGCTGATGGACTTGCAAAATGGTATGAAGCCTCAACTACAAGTGTTTCCAGCAACGATGGCTTAGTTCAACAAGCAGTGCAAATGGCAAGGGTTTTAAGAGATCAATTATTCATAGATGGATATGAGGCATTTCAAAACCCCAATAGCGATGCTTGGGTCAGAGTCGCAGAGGGATGCGCTCTTACTGCAGGCTTAATAGGAGGAATTGGGGGTTCAAAATGTAGGACTGCAGCAGCACATGCATTACATAATGGCTTAACTCAATTAAAATCTACCGACAAATTTCTACATGGTGAAGTCGTTTGTTTTGGAATAATAGTACAACTTCACCTTGAAGAAAGGCATAAAGAAAATCAACTAGCAAAACAGGCCAGGAAGCAGCTTATTCAGTTTCTTGAAAAGCTTAATCTGCCTACAAGTCTTGATGAACTAAGATTAAGTAATGTTTGTTTTAAACAGATAGAAGAAGCCTGTATCTTCGCTTGTAAAGATGGGTCTGATATCCATAAACTTCCATTTAAAGTCAACAAAGAAATGCTTTTAGAAGCACTGAATGCTACAAACGGTCAAAGAATAATACCTAAAAGACAAAAATCTCACAAAAATAAAGCAAATTGA
- a CDS encoding phosphatidate cytidylyltransferase gives MGSVFFRNRFLSGLWAGVFGILVVGLGGWWFTLALGVIVHLALLEFFRMAQFTGIRPATKTTLVACHLLLISTQCGVNGVLSGELTSAVLPLSGAAICGWLLLQPVTGSIADIAASIFGLFYLGFLPSHWLKLRSLSGIEFKQGLHLLPLDWPAFASFGMVITFMACLMIVAADIGSYFFGLSFGRHSLSPISPGKTVEGAIGGFLCAMAIGAISGELFKLKLGFLIGGFLGAFVALFALVGDLTESMMKRNAGLKDSGDVLPGHGGILDRIDSYLFTPAVVYYVVILLMPFLNR, from the coding sequence ATGGGTTCAGTTTTTTTCCGGAATCGATTCCTTAGTGGTCTTTGGGCCGGAGTATTTGGAATTCTGGTTGTAGGTCTAGGAGGTTGGTGGTTCACCCTTGCTCTGGGTGTGATAGTGCATCTTGCTCTTTTGGAGTTCTTCCGAATGGCTCAATTTACTGGGATTCGCCCAGCCACTAAAACTACTCTGGTTGCTTGTCATCTTCTACTGATTAGTACTCAATGTGGTGTTAATGGAGTCCTTTCTGGGGAATTGACTTCAGCAGTATTGCCACTTTCTGGGGCAGCAATTTGTGGCTGGCTATTGCTTCAGCCTGTTACTGGCTCAATTGCTGATATAGCAGCATCAATTTTTGGACTGTTTTATTTGGGGTTTTTACCTAGTCATTGGCTGAAACTGAGGAGTTTGAGTGGGATTGAATTTAAGCAAGGCTTGCACTTACTGCCTCTTGATTGGCCAGCCTTTGCATCTTTTGGGATGGTCATTACTTTCATGGCCTGTTTGATGATTGTTGCAGCTGATATTGGTTCGTATTTTTTTGGCCTCAGCTTTGGTCGTCATTCTTTGTCTCCCATCTCTCCTGGTAAAACTGTTGAGGGAGCAATAGGTGGTTTTTTATGTGCCATGGCAATAGGAGCTATATCTGGAGAATTATTTAAATTGAAGTTGGGTTTTTTAATTGGTGGTTTTCTTGGAGCTTTTGTTGCTTTATTTGCTTTAGTTGGTGACCTGACAGAATCAATGATGAAACGAAATGCAGGCTTAAAAGATTCCGGCGATGTTTTGCCAGGTCATGGAGGAATTCTTGACAGGATTGATAGCTATCTTTTTACTCCTGCAGTTGTTTATTATGTGGTAATACTTTTAATGCCATTCTTGAATAGGTAG
- the rimI gene encoding ribosomal protein S18-alanine N-acetyltransferase, translating into MKEKFLKSKSSSYEVISLSLKNLSACLKLDEIALKGLWSKKQWEKELADSKRLCLGILDFTNLIAFGCGWVIVDELHLTAIAVHPKYRQKGLGRIVLTHLFQEAIHRGCNRSTLEVRSNNNAALALYKSCGFKTEGYRQSYYKNGTDALIQWRSLNP; encoded by the coding sequence ATGAAAGAAAAATTTCTCAAATCAAAAAGCTCATCCTATGAAGTCATCTCATTAAGCCTAAAGAATCTAAGTGCTTGCCTGAAACTAGATGAAATAGCACTCAAAGGGCTCTGGAGCAAAAAGCAATGGGAGAAAGAATTGGCTGACTCCAAAAGACTTTGCCTGGGAATTTTGGACTTTACAAATCTAATAGCTTTTGGTTGTGGCTGGGTAATAGTGGATGAGCTTCATTTAACTGCAATCGCTGTTCATCCTAAATACCGCCAAAAAGGTCTTGGGAGAATAGTGTTAACACATCTATTTCAAGAAGCAATTCATAGAGGCTGTAATCGATCAACTTTAGAAGTAAGAAGTAATAACAACGCAGCTTTAGCTCTTTACAAAAGTTGCGGCTTCAAAACCGAAGGATATAGACAGAGTTACTACAAAAATGGCACCGATGCGCTTATTCAATGGAGATCTTTGAATCCCTAG
- a CDS encoding ATP-dependent Clp protease ATP-binding subunit: protein MFERFTEKAIKVIMLAQEEARRLGHNFVGTEQILLGLIGEGTGVAAKVLKSMGVNLKDARIEVEKIIGRGSGFVAVEIPFTPRAKRVLELSLEEARQLGHNYIGTEHLLLGLIREGEGVAARVLENLGVDLTKVRTQVIRMLGETAEVTSGGGSGKGSLKTATLDEFGTNLTKLASESKLDPVVGRHEEIDRVIQILGRRTKNNPVLIGEPGVGKTAIAEGLAQRIQQGDIPDILEEKRVLTLDIGLLVAGTKYRGEFEERLKKIMEEIKTAGNVILVIDEVHTLIGAGAAEGAIDAANILKPALARGELQCIGATTLDEYRKHIERDAALERRFQPVMVGEPSIEDTIEILRGLRERYEQHHRLKITDQALEAAANLGDRYISDRFLPDKAIDLIDEAGSRVRLLNSKLPPEAKEVDKELRKIQKDKEEAVRDQNFTQAGELREQEVALREKIRTLLQNNRQDVKTPTENNSNNKPINQVDLESKDLTESVKEALTSPKVNEEDIAHIVASWTGVPVQKLTESESVKLLNMEDTLHQRLIGQDEAVKAVSKAIRRARVGLKNPNRPIASFIFSGPTGVGKTELTKALATYFFGSEEAMIRLDMSEFMERHTVSKLIGSPPGYVGFNEGGQLTEAVRRRPYTVVLFDEIEKAHPDVFNLLLQLLEDGRLTDSKGRTVDFKNTLIIMTSNIGSKVIEKGGGGLGFEFSGESAEDSQYNRIRSLVNEELKQYFRPEFLNRLDEIIVFRQLTRDEVKDIAEIMLKEVFQRIEDKGITLSVSNAFKERLVEEGYNPSYGARPLRRAVMRLLEDSLAEEVLSGRIKDGDNAEVDIDENKQIVVKHLDAKAPELAGAGV, encoded by the coding sequence ATGTTCGAGCGGTTTACCGAGAAAGCCATCAAGGTGATCATGCTGGCTCAGGAAGAAGCTCGACGTCTTGGACATAATTTTGTTGGAACTGAACAAATCCTTTTAGGACTAATTGGCGAGGGTACAGGTGTAGCCGCAAAGGTTCTGAAGTCAATGGGGGTAAATCTTAAAGACGCAAGGATTGAAGTTGAAAAAATAATCGGTCGCGGGTCTGGTTTTGTTGCTGTAGAAATTCCCTTTACCCCTCGTGCCAAAAGAGTTCTTGAACTTTCCCTTGAAGAAGCACGTCAACTGGGTCATAACTACATAGGCACCGAACATCTGTTATTAGGACTTATAAGAGAAGGAGAAGGAGTAGCTGCGAGGGTTTTAGAAAATCTTGGAGTAGACCTGACAAAAGTACGTACTCAAGTAATAAGGATGCTTGGTGAGACTGCTGAAGTTACTTCTGGAGGAGGGAGTGGGAAGGGGTCCTTAAAAACAGCAACACTTGATGAGTTCGGCACCAATTTGACAAAGCTCGCTAGTGAATCAAAACTCGATCCAGTTGTAGGAAGGCATGAGGAAATTGATAGAGTCATTCAAATTCTTGGAAGACGAACCAAAAACAACCCTGTTCTTATTGGAGAGCCAGGAGTAGGTAAAACGGCGATTGCCGAAGGCTTAGCTCAACGAATACAGCAAGGTGATATCCCAGATATCCTTGAAGAGAAAAGGGTTTTAACTCTTGATATTGGCCTATTAGTTGCTGGAACCAAATACCGCGGAGAATTCGAAGAAAGACTAAAAAAAATTATGGAAGAGATTAAAACCGCAGGAAATGTGATCTTAGTAATAGATGAAGTTCATACTCTTATCGGAGCAGGTGCTGCAGAGGGGGCTATCGATGCTGCGAATATTCTCAAACCTGCCCTTGCACGCGGAGAACTTCAATGTATTGGTGCAACAACTCTTGATGAATATAGAAAACATATAGAAAGAGATGCTGCGTTAGAAAGACGATTCCAACCTGTAATGGTAGGAGAGCCATCTATAGAAGATACTATTGAAATACTGCGTGGGCTTAGAGAAAGATATGAGCAACATCACAGATTAAAAATCACTGATCAAGCACTTGAGGCTGCCGCCAATCTAGGAGATAGATATATTTCTGACCGTTTCTTACCTGATAAGGCAATAGACCTTATTGACGAAGCAGGAAGCAGAGTACGTCTCCTCAATTCAAAGCTACCTCCAGAGGCAAAGGAAGTAGACAAGGAACTACGAAAAATCCAAAAAGACAAAGAGGAGGCAGTTAGAGATCAAAACTTTACACAAGCTGGTGAATTACGGGAGCAAGAAGTTGCTCTCAGAGAAAAAATAAGAACCCTATTGCAAAATAACCGACAAGATGTAAAAACACCAACAGAAAATAATTCCAATAATAAACCAATTAATCAAGTTGATCTAGAGAGCAAAGATTTAACAGAATCTGTAAAAGAAGCTTTAACAAGCCCAAAAGTCAATGAAGAAGACATTGCACATATTGTTGCTTCCTGGACAGGAGTCCCTGTCCAAAAGCTAACCGAGAGTGAGTCAGTAAAACTATTAAATATGGAAGATACACTTCATCAAAGGTTGATTGGCCAAGATGAAGCAGTAAAGGCAGTATCTAAGGCGATTAGAAGAGCAAGAGTAGGCCTTAAAAATCCAAACAGGCCCATTGCTAGCTTCATTTTCTCTGGGCCTACAGGAGTAGGCAAGACCGAATTAACGAAAGCATTAGCGACCTATTTCTTTGGTAGTGAGGAAGCAATGATTCGCCTAGATATGTCTGAATTTATGGAGCGTCATACAGTTAGTAAATTAATAGGTTCACCACCTGGCTATGTAGGGTTTAATGAAGGAGGCCAACTAACTGAAGCTGTAAGAAGAAGACCATATACTGTTGTTCTTTTTGATGAGATAGAAAAAGCTCACCCAGATGTATTCAATTTATTACTACAACTATTAGAAGATGGAAGACTTACTGATTCAAAAGGTAGAACAGTTGACTTCAAGAATACTCTAATAATAATGACTTCTAATATCGGGTCAAAAGTAATCGAAAAAGGTGGGGGTGGGCTTGGATTCGAATTTTCTGGTGAGAGTGCAGAAGATAGTCAATACAATAGAATCCGCTCTCTCGTAAATGAAGAGCTTAAGCAATACTTCAGGCCAGAGTTTCTCAATCGTCTAGACGAAATAATTGTCTTCCGTCAGTTAACTCGTGATGAAGTAAAAGATATTGCCGAAATAATGCTAAAAGAAGTATTCCAAAGAATTGAAGACAAAGGTATTACTCTCTCTGTTTCAAATGCCTTCAAAGAGAGACTTGTTGAAGAAGGCTACAATCCTTCTTATGGGGCAAGGCCACTTAGACGTGCTGTCATGCGACTACTTGAAGATAGTCTTGCTGAAGAAGTTCTATCAGGACGAATAAAAGATGGTGATAATGCAGAAGTAGATATAGACGAGAACAAGCAAATTGTTGTAAAACATTTAGATGCAAAAGCCCCTGAACTAGCAGGAGCAGGTGTTTAA